In one Macaca nemestrina isolate mMacNem1 chromosome 2, mMacNem.hap1, whole genome shotgun sequence genomic region, the following are encoded:
- the LOC105480175 gene encoding EPM2A-interacting protein 1, which produces MWMTPKRSKMEVDEALVFRPEWTQRYLVVEPPEGDGALCLVCRRLIVATRERDVRRHYEAEHEYYERYVADGERAALVERLRQGDLPVASLTPEERAARAGLGLCRLLALKGRGWGEGDFVYQCMEVLLREVLPEHVSVLQGIDLSPEITRQRILSIDENLRSQLFNRARDFKAYSLALDDQAFVAYENYLLVFIRGVGPELEVQEDLLTIINLTNHFSVGALMSAILEALQTAGLSLQRMVGLTTTHTLRMIGENSGLVSYMREKAVSPNCWNVIHYSGFLHLELLSSYDVDVNQIINTISEWIVLIKTRGVRRPEFQTLLTESESEHGERVNGRCLNNWLRRGKTLKLIFSLRKELEAFLVSVGATTVHFSDKQWLCDFGFLVDIMEHLRELSEELGVSKVFAAAAFDHICTFEVKLNLFQRHIEEKNLTDFPALREVVDELKQQNKEDQKIFDPDRYQMVICRLQKEFERHFKDLRFIKKDLELFSNPFNFKPEYAPISVRVELTKLQANTNLWNEYRVKDLGQFYAGLSAESYPIIKGVACKVASLFDSNQICEKAFSYLTRNQHTLSQPLTDEHLQALFRVATTEMEPGWDDLVRERNESNP; this is translated from the coding sequence CGACGGGGCCCTGTGCCTGGTCTGTCGCCGCCTCATCGTAGCTACCCGCGAACGCGACGTCAGGCGCCACTACGAGGCTGAGCACGAATACTACGAGCGGTATGTGGCAGACGGCGAGCGCGCGGCCCTGGTGGAGCGTCTGCGTCAGGGCGACTTGCCCGTGGCCTCGCTCACTCCTGAAGAGAGAGCTGCTCGTGCAGGCCTCGGGCTCTGCCGCCTCTTGGCCTTGAAGGGTCGCGGCTGGGGTGAGGGGGACTTTGTATACCAGTGTATGGAGGTATTGCTGAGAGAGGTACTGCCCGAGCATGTAAGCGTCTTGCAAGGCATTGACTTATCTCCAGAGATCACAAGGCAGAGGATCCTGAGCATTGACGAGAATCTACGCAGCCAGCTTTTTAACCGAGCCAGGGACTTTAAAGCCTATTCTCTTGCCTTGGACGACCAGGCTTTTGTGGCCTATGAGAACTACCTCCTGGTCTTTATCCGCGGGGTAGGCCCTGAGCTGGAGGTGCAAGAAGATCTTCTGACCATAATCAACCTGACTAATCATTTCAGTGTTGGTGCGCTCATGTCGGCAATCCTAGAGGCCCTGCAGACAGCAGGGCTTAGCTTGCAGAGAATGGTTGGACTGACTACGACCCATACTTTGAGGATGATTGGTGAGAACTCAGGACTCGTCTCATACATGAGAGAAAAGGCTGTAAGCCCCAACTGTTGGAATGTGATTCATTATTCAGGATTTCTTCACTTGGAACTGTTGAGCTCCTATGATGTAGATGTTAATCAGATCATAAATACCATATCTGAATGGATAGTTTTGATTAAGACCAGAGGCGTTAGGCGACCTGAATTTCAGACTTTACTAACTGAATCTGAATCAGAGCATGGCGAAAGGGTTAATGGACGATGTCTGAACAATTGGCTTAGGAGAGGGAAAACTTTAAAACTAATATTCTCTCTAAGAAAAGAACTGGAAGCTTTCTTGGTTTCAGTAGGGGCAACAACAGTCCACTTCTCAGACAAACAATGGCTTTGTGACTTTGGCTTCTTGGTAGACATTATGGAACACCTTCGAGAACTCAGTGAAGAATTAGGAGTTAGTAAAGTCTTTGCTGCTGCTGCCTTTGACCATATTTGTACTTTCGAAGTTAAGCTGAATTTATTTCAAAGACatattgaggaaaaaaatctaacagACTTTCCTGCCCTCAGAGAAGTTGTTGATGAGCTAAAACAGCAAAATAAGGAAGATCAGAAAATATTTGATCCTGATAGGTATCAAATGGTGATCTGTCGTCTACAAAAAGAATTTGAGAGGCATTTTAAGGACCTCAGGTTCATTAAAAAGGACTTAGAACTTTTTTCAAATCCATTTAACTTTAAACCTGAATATGCACCTATTTCAGTGAGGGTGGAGCTGACAAAACTTCAGGCAAACACTAATCTTTGGAATGAATACAGAGTCAAAGACTTGGGGCAGTTTTATGCTGGATTGTCTGCTGAATCTTACCCAATTATCAAAGGGGTTGCCTGTAAGGTCGCATCCTTGTTTGATAGTAACCAAATCTGCGAAAAGGCTTTTTCATATTTGACACGAAACCAACACACTTTGAGTCAGCCGTTGACAGATGAGCATCTCCAAGCCCTGTTTCGGGTTGCCACAACTGAAATGGAGCCGGGTTGGGATGATCttgtgagagaaagaaatgaatctAATCCATAA